Proteins from a single region of Manis javanica isolate MJ-LG chromosome 5, MJ_LKY, whole genome shotgun sequence:
- the ZNF518B gene encoding zinc finger protein 518B: MQIKKMKDIGQQLYTTQVNDRHISLTMSPKQPIADRVTRPDRQEAQSLLYQGSEAEAAMMTIATCVKCKSVHKIPLQDLKEGAGQSQKEDKYVCFKCSLGVAPPHLHFVNSNPSAVHVGNKTETISSSVSNKFKVRNFKPGKYYCDKCRFSTKDPLQYRKHTLQHEEIKFICSHCSYISYTKGEFQRHLVKHTGIFPYQCEYCDYGAIRNDYIVKHRKRVHERAGGKRPPKTVAKLEPKRISTSKQNAELLKASHPRTTFQNKLSDQLSRFSLLTDKDKMHNIMLLPESKEYQKDVVCIPNKVTLLEPNEVSLFENKSVEVEVLSPAKEPVQPGMPLTVVAPAELVVPANCLAQLIDVKVVNGTQQLVLKLFPLEENNCLEAGGGDGGNSEYITKEKGSKEHGHMVSAEQTKSLMIEGNVGKFAGIGNLQSSIQKQLQNVKWVRPYDFFKSNSSLHNGGESLLNFNTVADWQKKSNIYTHRTAFPSVALKGHSPSSVVKNSIFCGLGTASNPFPYKAAVPFTEHGRNLHSDSQQLFPLAASPATISFSGEKGLLPVSKNDVESRNEISIPVKMVPSNRRLKDNQAEERKAISHRGHVSSQHKNEYLHINFTGEDRIRPQQPADKPVELKNSDRTNDSFEGPVISSVFSLSSGSENVPEGVKWNSSTSKIKSIELLRRKIAQLIESCGKPSSLAASNAHRRCAGQTSKVTSKATPEGIQEISVSFTGTGYSRGALQKPHGDGGGNGQLARQQTYPQFVEGSSGETESRVTGKAHAATPVLIPKGAVLRVLNSSEDAHIIEATCEAPVNIPCSETQLIKPIPFCSTKQTESDLQPLTCEYGPIDMSQNLDTSLQPKPRKESAIWSTMPKKTGPLHGPQGSSELSKQRKMLSTSLPISKTRTKQVNSSKKKSRLLADPSRCFKDPSIFQVARQLRLIAAKPDQLIKCPRRNQPVIVLNHPDVDSPEVTNVMKVINKYKGNVLKVVLSERTRCQLGIRRHHVRLTYQNVEEANQIKRQMMLKMKLKKVHKNNYQVVDSLPDDSSQCIFKCWFCGRLYEDQEEWMSHGQRHLIEATRDWDVLSSKGK; encoded by the coding sequence atgcaaataaagaagATGAAGGATATCGGACAGCAGTTATATACTACGCAAGTGAATGACAGACACATTTCCCTGACCATGTCGCCCAAACAGCCTATTGCTGACAGAGTGACTCGACCAGACAGACAGGAAGCTCAGAGCCTTTTGTATcaaggctcagaggcagaggctgCCATGATGACCATTGCTACATGTGTGAAGTGCAAAAGTGTTCACAAAATCCCTCTTCAAGATTTGAAAGAGGGTGCTGGACAAAGCCAAAAGGAAGACAAATATGTTTGCTTTAAATGCAGCCTTGGTGTTGCTCCACCCCATCTTCATTTTGTGAACAGTAATCCCAGTGCTGTTCATgtaggaaataaaactgaaaccaTCTCAAGTTCTGTCAGTAACAAATTTAAGGTAAGGAACTTTAAACCAGGCAAATACTATTGTGATAAATGTCGATTTTCCACCAAGGATCCTTTGCAATACAGGAAGCACACACTTCAACATGAAGAGATTAAATTCATCTGTTCTCACTGCAGCTACATTTCCTACACGAAAGGGGAGTTTCAGAGGCACTTGGTGAAACATACAGGCATATTCCCTTATCAATGTGAGTATTGTGACTATGGTGCTATTAGAAATGATTATATTGTCAAACACAGGAAAAGAGTACACGAGAGGGCTGGTGGAAAGCGGCCCCCCAAAACTGTGGCCAAGCTGGAGCCAAAAAGAATCAGCACATCAAAACAAAATGCAGAGCTTTTAAAAGCTTCCCATCCAAGGACTACATTTCAAAACAAGTTATCAGATCAACTTTCAAGGTTCTCCCTCCTGACAGATAAAGACAAAATGCACAATATTATGTTGTTACCTGAATCAAAGGAATACCAGAAGGATGTGGTGTGTATTCCAAATAAAGTGACCCTGTTGGAGCCAAATGAAGTCAGTCTGTTTGAGAACAAAAGTGTGGAGGTGGAAGTATTATCCCCTGCAAAAGAGCCTGTGCAGCCAGGAATGCCGCTAACAGTCGTGGCGCCTGCAGAATTAGTGGTCCCAGCAAACTGTTTAGCCCAGCTGATAGATGTGAAGGTTGTCAATGGAACCCAGCAGCTTGTTCTGAAACTGTTTCCCCTTGAGGAAAATAATTGCCTTGAAGCTGGTGGGGGTGATGGGGGCAATTCTGAGTATATAACTAAGGAGAAGGGTTCAAAGGAACACGGACACATGGTTTCTGCAGaacaaacaaaatcactaatgaTTGAAGGGAATGTTGGAAAGTTCGCAGGCATTGGGAATCTTCAATCATCAATTCAGAAACAACTTCAAAATGTGAAATGGGTAAGGCCTTATGATTTTTTCAAGTCAAATTCTAGTTTACACAATGGTGGGGAATCCCTTCTCAACTTTAATACAGTTGCAGATTggcaaaaaaaaagtaatatatatacacatagaacTGCTTTTCCTTCTGTTGCCTTAAAAGGTCATTCTCCATCATCTGTAGTAAAAAACAGCATTTTCTGTGGTCTTGGAACTGCATCTAACCCTTTTCCATATAAAGCTGCTGTTCCTTTTACTGAACATGGAAGAAATTTACACAGTGACTCACAGCAGTTATTTCCTCTTGCTGCATCACCTGCAACCATTTCCTTCTCTGGAGAAAAGGGCTTATTGCCTGTTAGTAAAAATGATGTGGAATctagaaatgaaatcagtattccTGTAAAAATGGTTCCGTCTAATAGAAGGCTGAAAGACAACCAGGCAGAGGAACGCAAGGCCATTTCACATAGAGGCCACGTTTCTTCTCAACACAAAAATGAGTATTTACACATCAATTTTACAGGAGAAGATAGAATCAGACCTCAGCAGCCTGCAGATAAACCTGTGGAATTAAAGAATTCTGACAGGACTAATGACTCTTTCGAAGGCCCAGTCATCTCATCAGTATTTTCTCTGAGCTCTGGATCTGAAAATGTCCCTGAGGGGGTTAAGTGGAATAGTTCAACATCTAAAATAAAGTCAATTGAACTCTTGCGTAGAAAGATAGCTCAGCTAATTGAATCCTGTGGCAAGCCTTCATCTTTGGCTGCAAGTAATGCACATCGTCGTTGTGCAGGGCAGACATCGAAGGTAACTTCGAAAGCTACCCCTGAAGGTATTCAAGAAATCAGTGTGTCATTTACTGGCACTGGCTATTCCAGGGGCGCGCTCCAGAAACCTCACGGTGATGGGGGCGGTAACGGACAGCTTGCTCGTCAGCAAACGTATCCCCAGTTTGTAGAAGGCAGCAGCGGGGAAACTGAAAGCAGAGTGACCGGGAAGGCTCATGCTGCTACTCCAGTATTGATCCCCAAAGGGGCTGTGTTGAGGGTTCTTAATTCCTCTGAGGATGCACACATTATAGAAGCTACATGCGAAGCACCTGTCAACATACCTTGCAGTGAGACACAGTTAATAAAACCCATTCCATTCTGCTCAACAAAGCAGACAGAGTCAGACTTACAGCCCTTGACATGTGAATATGGGCCAATAGACATGTCCCAAAATCTTGATACATCTCTTCAGCCTAAACCAAGAAAAGAGAGTGCTATTTGGAGCACCATGCCTAAAAAAACTGGCCCCTTGCACGGACCACAAGGAAGCAGTGAACTGAGTAAGCAACGGAAAATGCTTTCCACAAGTCTTCCTATAAGTAAAACCAGAACCAAGCAAGTAAATTCGTCCAAGAAGAAAAGTAGACTTTTGGCTGATCCCAGCCGCTGTTTCAAGGATCCTTCAATCTTTCAGGTTGCAAGACAACTTCGACTGATAGCAGCTAAACCAGACCAGTTGATTAAATGCCCGCGCCGGAACCAGCCTGTCATTGTGTTAAACCATCCAGATGTTGACTCACCAGAGGTGACCAATGTGATGAAGGTAATAAACAAGTACAAAGGCAATGTCCTCAAAGTTGTCTTATCAGAGAGGACCAGGTGTCAGTTGGGCATTAGAAGGCATCATGTTCGGCTGACCTACCAGAATGTGGAGGAAGCCAatcaaataaaaaggcaaatgatgttgaaaatgaaactgaaaaaagttCATAAAAATAACTACCAGGTGGTGGACTCCTTGCCGGATGATTCATCACAGTGTATATTTAAGTGCTGGTTTTGTGGGCGGCTTTACGAAGACCAGGAAGAGTGGATGAGTCACGGCCAGCGGCATTTGATAGAAGCAACCAGAGATTGGGATGTTCTTTCTTCGAAGggcaaataa